A single genomic interval of Microbacterium hydrocarbonoxydans harbors:
- a CDS encoding Gfo/Idh/MocA family protein — translation MMTLRAGLLGVGMMGRHHARVLREIDGIDLVAIADPGGDPHGVAGDLEILPDIDALIAAGIDIAVVAVPTQYHEDAALKLAAAGVHTLVEKPIAHSIDAGQRMVDAFTSAGLVGAVGHIERFNPAVQELRRRIEAGDLGAVYQVVTRRQGPFPARIADVGVGKDLASHDVDLTAWVVQSDYETVFAQTAFKSGREHEDMITITGRTASGVIVNNIVNWLSPMKERLTVVTGEKGAFVADTSTGDLTFYANGTFPLEWESVSSFRGVSEGDVTRYAFAKREPLRVEHEAFRDAVLGHETDVVTMAQGLRTLAVVEAALDSARSNAVVVL, via the coding sequence CTGATGACTCTGCGCGCCGGTCTCCTCGGCGTCGGGATGATGGGACGCCACCACGCACGCGTCCTCCGCGAGATCGACGGGATCGACCTGGTCGCGATCGCCGACCCCGGGGGAGACCCGCACGGCGTCGCCGGGGATCTGGAGATCCTCCCCGACATCGACGCGCTCATCGCGGCAGGGATCGACATCGCCGTGGTCGCCGTGCCGACGCAGTATCACGAGGACGCCGCGCTCAAGCTCGCGGCCGCGGGCGTCCACACGCTGGTGGAGAAGCCGATCGCGCACAGCATCGACGCCGGTCAGCGGATGGTCGACGCATTCACCTCGGCTGGTCTGGTGGGTGCCGTGGGGCACATCGAGCGCTTCAACCCGGCGGTTCAGGAGCTGAGGCGGCGCATCGAAGCCGGCGACCTCGGCGCCGTGTACCAGGTCGTCACCCGGCGCCAGGGTCCCTTCCCCGCCCGCATCGCGGACGTCGGGGTCGGGAAGGATCTCGCATCCCACGACGTCGACCTCACCGCGTGGGTCGTCCAGAGCGACTACGAGACGGTGTTCGCCCAGACCGCCTTCAAGAGCGGCCGGGAGCATGAGGACATGATCACGATCACCGGGCGCACCGCGTCGGGCGTGATCGTCAACAACATCGTCAACTGGCTCAGCCCGATGAAGGAGAGGCTGACCGTGGTCACCGGGGAGAAGGGCGCGTTCGTCGCCGATACCTCCACGGGGGACCTCACCTTCTATGCCAATGGCACGTTCCCCCTCGAATGGGAGTCTGTGTCGTCGTTCCGCGGGGTCTCAGAAGGAGACGTCACGCGCTACGCGTTCGCCAAGCGCGAGCCGCTGCGCGTCGAGCATGAGGCCTTCCGCGATGCTGTGCTCGGGCATGAGACCGACGTCGTCACTATGGCTCAGGGGCTGCGAACGCTCGCGGTCGTCGAAGCCGCCCTCGACTCGGCGCGCAGTAACGCCGTCGTCGTGCTCTAA
- a CDS encoding DegT/DnrJ/EryC1/StrS family aminotransferase, with product MSEFIPPAKPIIGDEEREAVDRVLRSGMVAQGPEVAAFEKEFSEHFVPGRPSVAVNSGTAGLHLGLLAAGVGAGDEVIVPSFTFAATGNSVALTGGTPVFVDIEPDTFSLDPEAVAAAITPKTKGILPVHLYGHPARMRELEALAAERGVALYEDAAQAHGAALDGRPVGSFGEFAMFSLYPTKNMTSGEGGMVTTATDELARQVKLLRNQGMERQYENEVIGFNARMTDIHAAIGRVQLTKVDAWTRQRQQNAAFLDANLQGVVVPPVAEGAVHVYHQYTIRVPEDRDGFVAALKSEYNVGAGVYYPIPNHRLPSLTHFAPGLDLPETERAAREVASLPVHPSLSQDDLERIVAAVNAVAKAGS from the coding sequence GTGAGCGAGTTCATTCCCCCCGCAAAGCCCATCATCGGCGACGAGGAGCGCGAGGCCGTCGACCGCGTGCTCCGCAGCGGCATGGTGGCGCAGGGCCCCGAGGTCGCGGCGTTCGAGAAGGAGTTCTCGGAGCACTTCGTGCCCGGTCGTCCGTCCGTCGCGGTGAACTCGGGCACCGCGGGGCTGCACCTGGGGCTTCTCGCCGCCGGTGTGGGCGCGGGTGACGAGGTCATCGTCCCGTCCTTCACCTTCGCCGCCACGGGCAACTCCGTCGCGTTGACCGGCGGCACCCCGGTGTTCGTCGACATCGAGCCCGACACTTTCTCGCTCGATCCCGAGGCCGTCGCCGCGGCGATCACGCCGAAGACCAAGGGCATCCTCCCGGTCCACCTGTACGGCCACCCGGCCCGCATGCGCGAACTCGAGGCTCTCGCAGCCGAGCGCGGCGTCGCCCTGTACGAGGATGCCGCCCAGGCTCATGGTGCGGCGCTCGACGGGCGCCCGGTCGGTTCCTTCGGCGAGTTCGCGATGTTCAGCCTGTACCCGACGAAGAACATGACCAGCGGCGAAGGCGGCATGGTCACGACGGCGACCGACGAGCTCGCCCGCCAGGTGAAGCTCCTGCGCAACCAGGGCATGGAGCGTCAGTACGAGAACGAGGTCATCGGCTTCAACGCGCGGATGACCGACATCCACGCCGCGATCGGCCGGGTTCAGCTCACCAAGGTCGACGCGTGGACCAGGCAGCGTCAGCAGAACGCGGCGTTCCTGGACGCGAACCTGCAGGGAGTCGTGGTTCCGCCGGTCGCCGAGGGCGCCGTTCACGTCTACCACCAGTACACCATCCGGGTTCCCGAGGACCGCGACGGCTTCGTCGCCGCGCTGAAGAGCGAGTACAACGTCGGGGCGGGTGTCTACTACCCGATCCCGAACCACCGGCTGCCCTCCCTCACCCACTTCGCCCCCGGCCTCGACCTGCCGGAGACCGAGCGCGCCGCTCGCGAGGTGGCGTCGCTGCCCGTGCATCCGTCGCTGAGTCAGGACGACCTCGAGCGCATCGTCGCCGCCGTCAACGCCGTCGCGAAGGCGGGTTCCTGA
- a CDS encoding acyltransferase has translation MAEFSRVRIVDSADVSTDATIGDGSSIWHLAQVRENARLGANCIVGRGAYIGTGVVMGDNCKVQNYALVYEPAKLGDGVFIGPAVVLTNDTYPRAINADGTIKSAHDWEPVGVTIERGAAIGARATCVAPVTIGAWATVAAGAVVVKDVPAYALVAGVPARRIGWVGESGVPLVRGDAENTWVCPSTGDRFFETDGKLTKETV, from the coding sequence GTGGCAGAGTTCTCTCGAGTGCGGATCGTCGACTCCGCAGATGTCTCCACCGACGCCACGATCGGTGACGGTTCGTCCATCTGGCACCTCGCGCAGGTGCGCGAGAACGCCCGGCTCGGTGCGAACTGCATCGTCGGGCGCGGCGCCTACATCGGCACCGGGGTCGTCATGGGCGACAACTGCAAGGTCCAGAACTACGCACTCGTGTACGAGCCGGCGAAGCTCGGCGACGGCGTCTTCATCGGGCCGGCCGTCGTTCTGACCAACGACACCTATCCGCGTGCGATCAACGCCGACGGCACCATCAAGAGCGCGCACGACTGGGAGCCCGTCGGAGTCACCATCGAAAGGGGCGCCGCCATCGGCGCCCGTGCGACCTGCGTCGCTCCCGTGACGATCGGCGCCTGGGCCACTGTCGCGGCCGGTGCTGTCGTGGTGAAGGACGTTCCCGCGTACGCCCTGGTGGCCGGTGTCCCCGCGCGTCGCATCGGCTGGGTGGGGGAGTCCGGCGTGCCTTTGGTGCGCGGCGATGCCGAGAACACCTGGGTCTGCCCTAGCACGGGTGACCGATTCTTCGAAACCGACGGAAAACTGACCAAGGAGACCGTGTGA
- a CDS encoding glycosyltransferase family 2 protein — MRETPSGSVPDSTSWIVIPLYNEASVIGDVIMNLRPRFTHIVCVDDGSTDGSPEEAARAGAHVVHHPVNLGQGAALQTGIEYALTHDSCEYIVTFDADGQHRVEDAVEMLETARSEGAAIIFGSRFLDDRTNPGWLKKVVLKTAIRVTNLTTGMKLTDAHNGLRVIRRDAADQIDLKQDRMAHATEIVLELGRTGLPWREHPVELLYTDYSKGKGQSVLNSINILVDLVVR; from the coding sequence ATGCGTGAAACACCGAGCGGGTCCGTGCCGGACAGCACATCCTGGATCGTCATACCGCTCTACAACGAGGCGAGCGTCATCGGCGACGTCATCATGAACCTCCGGCCGCGCTTCACGCACATCGTCTGCGTCGATGACGGCTCGACCGACGGTTCTCCCGAGGAGGCGGCGCGCGCCGGAGCGCACGTCGTCCATCATCCGGTGAACCTCGGTCAGGGAGCAGCGCTCCAGACCGGGATCGAGTACGCCCTGACCCACGATTCCTGCGAGTACATCGTGACCTTCGACGCCGACGGCCAGCATCGTGTCGAGGATGCCGTGGAGATGCTCGAGACCGCACGCTCCGAGGGGGCTGCGATCATCTTCGGCTCGCGTTTCCTGGACGACCGCACGAATCCGGGATGGCTCAAGAAGGTCGTGCTGAAGACGGCGATCCGTGTGACCAACCTCACCACCGGGATGAAGCTCACCGACGCGCACAACGGACTCCGCGTGATCCGACGCGATGCGGCGGATCAGATCGACCTCAAGCAGGACCGCATGGCGCACGCGACCGAGATCGTCCTCGAGCTCGGTCGCACAGGTCTTCCATGGCGCGAGCACCCCGTCGAGCTGCTGTACACCGACTACTCGAAAGGCAAGGGGCAGAGCGTGCTCAACTCCATCAACATCCTGGTCGACCTGGTGGTGCGCTGA
- a CDS encoding DUF2304 domain-containing protein has product MWVQLLLIAAIVILGLVVMRRTGADSHLAIRRILMMLFIIAAVLSVLFPQWLTWVASLIGVGRGTDLLFYALVVMFLTFVYTQYRRNLAMQRQLTLLARKIALLDAENDERATRSR; this is encoded by the coding sequence ATGTGGGTCCAGCTGCTGCTCATCGCAGCCATCGTCATCCTCGGACTGGTCGTCATGCGCCGCACAGGCGCCGACAGCCACCTGGCGATCCGCCGCATCCTCATGATGCTGTTCATCATCGCCGCGGTCCTGTCGGTGCTCTTCCCGCAGTGGCTCACCTGGGTGGCGTCGCTGATCGGCGTCGGGCGCGGGACGGACCTGCTCTTCTATGCCCTGGTCGTGATGTTCCTCACCTTCGTGTACACCCAGTATCGGAGGAACCTGGCCATGCAGCGTCAACTCACGCTCCTGGCACGGAAGATCGCTCTGCTCGACGCGGAGAACGACGAGCGCGCTACTCGCAGCCGGTGA